In Mustela lutreola isolate mMusLut2 chromosome 1, mMusLut2.pri, whole genome shotgun sequence, one genomic interval encodes:
- the LOC131809723 gene encoding olfactory receptor 5W2-like produces MAVENCTVITDFLLLGLSSRKDVQQGLFVLFLLVYGITIIANLGMILLIKLDTRLHTPMYYFLSNLSFCDVCYSSTVSPKMLVDFLSEQKRIPYNLCAIQMYFFGFFADVECLMLAVMAYDRYVAICNPLLYTIAMSRKICIQLVSLAYFVGLVDSAIHTCCTFRLSFCNSNIINHFFCDIPPLLALSSSDTSINEIVMFTFIGCVVGCSIITVLLSYSYIIATILRMNSAEGRRKAFSTCASHLTAVAIFHGTLLFMYFRPSSSYSMDTDKMSSVFYTVVIPMLNPLIYSLRNKDVKGALKKAISTKLCSV; encoded by the coding sequence ATGGCTGTTGAGAACTGCACCGTGATTACTGACTTCCTACTCCTAGGACTCTCTAGCAGAAAGGATGTGCAACAGGGGCTCTTTGTACTCTTTCTGCTGGTTTATGGGATAACCATAATTGCCAATTTAGGGATGATCCTGCTGATCAAGCTTGACACCAGGCTCCATACGCCCATGTATTATTTCCTGAGCAATCTGTCTTTCTGTGATGTCTGCTACTCTTCCACTGTCTCTCCCAAGATGCTGGTTGACTTCTTATCTGAGCAAAAGAGGATTCCATATAATTTATGTGCAATTCAGATGTATTTTTTTGGGTTCTTTGCAGATGTGGAATGTCTCATGTTGGCTGTCATGGCTTATGACCGGTATGTCGCCATTTGTAATCCACTTCTTTACACAATCGCCATGTCCAGGAAAATCTGCATCCAGCTCGTGTCCCTTGCTTACTTTGTGGGCTTAGTGGATTCAGCAATCCACACCTGCTGCACATTCCGACTGTCATTCTGCAATTCCAATATCATCAACCACTTTTTCTGTGATATCCCACCCTTGCTAGCCCTCTCCTCTTCAGATACATCCATCAACGAGATAGTGATGTTCACTTTCATTGGTTGTGTGGTGGGGTGCAGCATCATTACTGTTCTCCTCTCCTACAGCTACATCATTGCTACCATCCTTAGAATGAACTCAGCTGAGGGGAGACGCAAAGCCTTCTCTACATGCGCCTCCCACTTGACCGCAGTGGCTATATTTCATGGCACACTCCTGTTCATGTATTTCCGACCCAGCTCCAGTTACTCAATGGACACAGACAAAATGTCCTCTGTCTTCTACACGGTGGTCATTCCTATGTTAAACCCACTCATCTACAGTTTAAGGAATAAGGATGTGAAAGGTGCCCTGAAAAAAGCAATCAGCACCAAATTATGTTCTGTATGA